A genomic window from Streptomyces sp. WMMC940 includes:
- a CDS encoding acyl-CoA dehydrogenase family protein, giving the protein MDGYFASRLHHQLRERVRHFAECEVRPRIPAMEAARTVHRDLSRLIARQGWLGATIGKGHGGMGVGHLAKTIIIEELSRVSGAMGAMVQASQLGVAKIVHFGNEEQKKTWLPLIAAGECLPTIAVTEPESGGHVLGMSATAVRDGDDYVINGRKVYVGNSHVGDLHGVVVRTGPGSRGLTAFLVESGRPGCHTGEQKPTMGLHGFSFGELHFDDCRVPAANRLGEEGDGLAVAYSSSVLYGRANLTAVALGIHQAVLEETTRFCAERHRYGRPLHELPSIKLKLGQLQSRLMTARLAAYHAVHLLDQGLACDAELMNAKLVNVESALDSARNAMEIHAASGLFTERPIERYLRDAHHIFAPAGTSDIQLLRLAEVALGQSKGQWSERLAELTRMEALV; this is encoded by the coding sequence ATGGACGGGTACTTCGCCAGTCGGCTTCATCATCAGCTCCGTGAGCGGGTGCGGCACTTCGCCGAGTGCGAGGTCCGCCCGCGCATCCCGGCCATGGAGGCCGCCCGCACGGTGCACCGCGACCTCTCGCGGCTCATCGCACGACAGGGCTGGCTCGGAGCGACGATCGGCAAGGGCCATGGCGGGATGGGTGTCGGACATCTGGCCAAGACCATCATCATCGAGGAACTGTCCCGCGTGAGCGGCGCGATGGGAGCCATGGTCCAGGCCTCCCAGCTCGGCGTCGCCAAGATCGTCCATTTCGGGAACGAGGAGCAGAAGAAGACCTGGCTCCCCCTGATCGCGGCGGGCGAGTGCCTGCCCACGATCGCGGTCACCGAACCCGAGTCGGGCGGCCATGTGCTGGGGATGAGCGCCACCGCCGTGCGTGACGGCGACGACTACGTCATCAACGGCCGGAAGGTGTACGTAGGCAACAGTCACGTCGGTGATCTGCACGGGGTCGTCGTCCGGACGGGGCCCGGCTCCAGGGGGCTCACGGCCTTTCTGGTGGAGTCCGGCCGCCCGGGGTGCCACACGGGCGAGCAGAAGCCCACCATGGGACTGCACGGCTTCAGTTTCGGTGAGCTCCACTTCGACGACTGCCGGGTTCCGGCGGCCAACCGGCTCGGCGAGGAGGGGGACGGCCTCGCCGTCGCCTACTCCTCCAGCGTGCTCTACGGCCGGGCCAATCTGACCGCGGTCGCACTCGGCATACACCAGGCCGTCCTGGAGGAGACGACGCGGTTCTGCGCCGAGCGCCACCGCTACGGCAGGCCGCTGCACGAACTGCCGTCCATCAAGCTGAAGCTGGGGCAGCTCCAGTCACGGCTGATGACGGCACGGCTCGCCGCGTACCACGCGGTGCATCTGCTGGACCAGGGACTGGCGTGCGACGCGGAGCTGATGAACGCCAAACTCGTCAACGTCGAGTCCGCACTCGACTCGGCACGGAACGCCATGGAGATACACGCGGCCTCCGGGCTGTTCACGGAGCGTCCGATCGAGCGCTATCTCCGTGACGCGCACCACATCTTCGCGCCCGCGGGCACCTCCGACATCCAGCTGCTCAGACTGGCCGAAGTGGCCCTGGGCCAGTCGAAGGGCCAGTGGTCGGAGCGGCTGGCCGAGCTGACGCGCATGGAGGCCCTGGTCTGA
- a CDS encoding MmcQ/YjbR family DNA-binding protein: MATADDVRRIALALPGAVEKLAWGRPTFRAGQGGRIFASLDDDQAIGVRCPRADREELIASEPHKFFVREGHDDAYAWLRVRLGALEDEEELYAVLLDSWRQAAPRRLLEAHPELGGGSGP, from the coding sequence ATGGCCACTGCCGACGACGTACGCAGAATCGCCCTCGCACTCCCCGGCGCGGTGGAGAAGCTCGCCTGGGGCCGGCCCACGTTCCGGGCGGGACAGGGCGGAAGGATCTTCGCCTCGCTCGACGACGATCAGGCGATCGGGGTCAGGTGCCCCAGGGCGGACCGCGAGGAGCTGATCGCCTCCGAGCCGCACAAGTTCTTCGTCCGCGAAGGGCACGACGACGCCTACGCCTGGCTGAGGGTGCGGCTCGGCGCACTGGAGGACGAGGAGGAGCTGTACGCCGTCCTGCTCGACTCCTGGCGGCAGGCGGCTCCCCGGAGGCTGCTCGAAGCCCATCCCGAGCTGGGTGGGGGGTCCGGGCCCTGA
- a CDS encoding alpha/beta fold hydrolase, protein MTATAYRPGLLDAADGVQIATYSWLPESGRPRALVQLVHGAAEHALRYDRFARHLAAHGYGAIASDHRGHGATAPSTGGYGVAETPDAAPVDGYDSWRATVEDIKAVGDQARLLHPGVPVVVLGHSLGSMLARDYVQEYPDDLSGLILSGAFRTLPGADIEGSIARLEERAATEGRSAPSAYVSELFASFNDPYPHRTGFEWLSRDEDEVDAYALDERCGFPFSTGLVLDWLRAVRKINDPRNLARVPADLPVHVAVGAEDPCHQGMTLVHALLEDFRHVGTESLTWKAYEGARHEILNETNREEVQQDLVAWLDERV, encoded by the coding sequence ATGACCGCGACCGCATACCGCCCCGGACTGCTGGACGCCGCCGACGGCGTGCAGATCGCCACGTACTCCTGGCTGCCCGAGAGCGGGCGCCCCCGGGCCCTGGTGCAGCTCGTCCACGGGGCGGCGGAGCACGCGCTGCGGTACGACCGGTTCGCCCGCCACCTCGCCGCGCACGGCTACGGGGCGATCGCCTCCGACCACCGCGGCCACGGGGCGACGGCCCCCTCCACCGGCGGCTACGGCGTGGCGGAGACGCCCGACGCCGCACCGGTCGACGGCTACGACAGCTGGCGCGCGACGGTGGAGGACATCAAGGCGGTCGGCGACCAGGCACGGCTGCTCCACCCGGGCGTTCCCGTGGTCGTCCTCGGGCACAGCCTGGGCTCCATGCTCGCGCGCGACTACGTCCAGGAGTACCCGGACGACCTCAGCGGCCTGATCCTCTCCGGCGCCTTCCGTACGCTGCCGGGCGCCGACATCGAGGGCTCCATCGCCCGTCTGGAGGAGCGGGCGGCCACCGAGGGCCGCTCGGCCCCCTCCGCGTACGTCTCCGAGCTCTTCGCGTCCTTCAACGACCCGTACCCGCACCGGACCGGATTCGAGTGGTTGTCCCGTGACGAGGACGAGGTGGACGCCTACGCCCTCGACGAGCGCTGCGGCTTCCCCTTCAGCACGGGCCTCGTCCTCGACTGGCTGCGCGCCGTGCGGAAGATCAACGACCCACGCAACCTGGCCCGCGTCCCGGCCGACCTCCCGGTCCATGTCGCCGTCGGTGCGGAGGACCCCTGCCACCAGGGGATGACCCTGGTCCACGCACTGCTGGAGGACTTCCGCCACGTCGGTACGGAGTCCCTGACGTGGAAGGCGTACGAGGGCGCCCGCCACGAGATCCTCAACGAGACCAACCGCGAGGAGGTCCAGCAGGACCTGGTGGCCTGGTTGGACGAGCGGGTGTGA
- the tgmA gene encoding putative ATP-grasp-modified RiPP, protein MRPFVLNYVLPAESPAVTLPYTYDSALQLNVLPDGRPAIVDRDLILVTGTTTSTAGSKTHFDD, encoded by the coding sequence ATGCGACCGTTCGTACTGAACTACGTACTTCCGGCCGAGAGTCCTGCGGTCACCCTGCCGTACACCTACGACTCCGCGCTGCAGTTGAATGTGCTGCCGGACGGGCGGCCCGCCATCGTCGACCGCGATCTGATCCTGGTCACCGGCACGACGACCTCCACCGCCGGCTCCAAGACGCACTTCGACGACTGA